One genomic window of Methanosarcina acetivorans C2A includes the following:
- a CDS encoding glycosyltransferase family 4 protein — protein MEKHKIALISDWYFPKVGGIEYSIHALAKTLNQRGHKVHVITRCYPNIPEYNIRDGVAIIRIKSSPFPGQQRFLMPGAYKELYRLLKEGNYDIINSHGLDSPLGMIALIAARKLGIPSVVTNHSLVGHTPLRLYLYLAGKLLVGNADAVIAVSSAVEKDTKLMTKKPVYRIFNGMEYEESNPIAPLPFDRKGKLVIITVARMTKKKGVQNLIGLAPSFLKKYENLIFLMIGDGPLLKNLEKKVEESGLSENFYFTGEVPRKAVLEYLEQADIFALPSSDEAFGISILEAISKNVPVVAMNHSGISDIITHGVNGYLADNLSEFASCLQDLIEKPALRAEFARKAGEGLSNYDWNKIYEQTCRVYREVIYEKHHHNS, from the coding sequence ATGGAAAAACACAAAATCGCGCTGATCAGCGATTGGTATTTTCCGAAAGTAGGGGGAATCGAATATTCCATACACGCCCTTGCAAAAACCCTGAATCAGCGGGGTCATAAAGTACATGTCATTACCAGATGCTATCCGAACATCCCAGAATACAATATCAGGGACGGGGTCGCAATAATCAGAATCAAAAGCAGCCCCTTTCCCGGACAGCAGCGATTCCTGATGCCGGGTGCGTATAAAGAGCTCTACCGGCTTCTAAAAGAAGGGAATTATGACATTATTAATTCTCACGGGCTGGACTCCCCACTCGGCATGATAGCTCTTATCGCAGCCAGAAAACTCGGGATCCCCTCGGTGGTTACCAACCATTCTCTCGTAGGACATACGCCGCTTCGCCTTTATCTGTATCTTGCAGGAAAACTACTTGTAGGAAATGCCGATGCTGTAATTGCTGTCAGTTCAGCAGTTGAAAAGGATACGAAACTGATGACAAAAAAACCCGTTTACAGGATCTTCAACGGTATGGAATATGAGGAAAGTAACCCCATAGCCCCTCTTCCTTTTGACAGGAAAGGAAAACTTGTAATCATAACGGTCGCCCGAATGACAAAAAAGAAAGGGGTCCAGAACCTTATAGGACTTGCCCCTTCTTTCCTTAAAAAATATGAAAACCTGATATTCCTGATGATAGGTGATGGCCCCCTTCTAAAAAACCTGGAAAAAAAGGTGGAAGAATCCGGTTTGTCCGAAAACTTCTACTTTACAGGGGAAGTGCCCCGGAAGGCGGTACTGGAATATCTGGAACAGGCAGATATCTTTGCCCTCCCCTCCAGTGATGAGGCCTTTGGAATTTCGATTCTGGAAGCGATCTCAAAAAATGTCCCTGTTGTGGCAATGAACCACAGCGGGATCTCAGACATTATCACACACGGAGTAAACGGATACCTTGCAGATAACCTTTCGGAATTTGCATCCTGTCTTCAGGACCTGATAGAAAAGCCGGCCTTAAGAGCCGAATTTGCCCGAAAGGCTGGTGAAGGGCTTTCAAATTACGATTGGAACAAAATCTATGAACAGACCTGCCGGGTATATAGAGAGGTCATTTATGAAAAACATCACCATAACAGTTGA
- a CDS encoding carboxymuconolactone decarboxylase family protein: MRMLEEFFPEFTQKLDEIDQLYAEKRMIDEKTYQFICFALSIKARSKPCVLKHFKGALEAGATVKELSYIFALVMREAAGADDCWTHDVIGDWKEILKGNIFCSCEK, encoded by the coding sequence ATGAGAATGCTGGAAGAATTTTTCCCTGAATTCACCCAGAAGCTGGACGAGATTGACCAGCTCTATGCCGAAAAAAGGATGATTGACGAAAAGACCTATCAGTTCATCTGCTTTGCCCTCTCGATAAAAGCCAGGTCAAAACCCTGCGTCCTGAAGCACTTCAAAGGTGCCCTCGAAGCAGGAGCTACAGTCAAGGAACTCTCATATATCTTTGCCCTTGTCATGCGGGAAGCTGCAGGAGCCGACGACTGCTGGACCCATGACGTAATCGGCGACTGGAAAGAGATCCTGAAAGGCAACATTTTCTGTAGCTGCGAAAAATAA
- a CDS encoding polysaccharide deacetylase family protein — protein sequence MKNITITVDVEEDCPPMLTSTRGMEEGMPALLELFKKEGIKATFFVTGMMAEQYPDLICRVPEEGHELGCHGYTHTRFDRMGKEEAKIALKQAGNVLRQFEKRVVSFRAPNLQFPESYLELLEEEGFRYDSSLAAYKPPFFQKTRIEGKIIRIPATITSSFLRLPQDIFIPVLRRITAPVIFVHPWEFVDMSGVPVRPDCKFNTGEKALENLKALIHASKAENCLFLTLEEKASLEKL from the coding sequence ATGAAAAACATCACCATAACAGTTGATGTGGAAGAAGACTGCCCACCCATGCTTACAAGTACAAGGGGAATGGAAGAGGGGATGCCAGCACTGCTGGAACTCTTCAAAAAAGAAGGAATAAAGGCTACTTTCTTTGTGACAGGTATGATGGCAGAGCAGTATCCGGATCTTATCTGCCGGGTCCCGGAAGAGGGACATGAGCTGGGCTGTCACGGATATACCCATACCCGTTTTGACCGCATGGGAAAGGAAGAGGCAAAAATTGCCCTGAAGCAGGCGGGAAACGTGCTCAGGCAGTTTGAAAAGCGGGTGGTTTCCTTCAGGGCTCCAAACCTTCAGTTCCCTGAAAGCTATCTTGAACTTCTGGAAGAAGAGGGCTTTCGGTACGACTCCTCCCTTGCAGCTTACAAGCCTCCCTTTTTCCAAAAAACAAGGATAGAAGGCAAAATAATAAGGATTCCGGCAACAATTACCTCCTCTTTTCTGAGACTACCCCAGGATATTTTTATCCCGGTACTCAGGCGTATAACAGCTCCTGTGATTTTTGTCCATCCCTGGGAATTTGTGGACATGTCCGGAGTGCCTGTACGTCCGGACTGCAAGTTCAATACCGGAGAAAAAGCCCTTGAAAACCTTAAGGCTCTGATACATGCTTCTAAAGCTGAAAACTGTCTTTTTTTAACTCTGGAAGAAAAAGCATCCCTTGAAAAATTATGA
- a CDS encoding TIGR00374 family protein — MKRGVLRRSVAVILLLMTASILVYVRWTELTLLLEESWKMLRQIQIRYFVLAFSVYLLSVYFFAIRWQKVLSSIGYDLKATDLFPIFFGAIFVNNFTPASRFGGEPLRIIWVNRRFGIVHTHALITILFERLVEAIPIALLFLYSLYFFPFTRDIFQLHRGMLSWSTALFLPLFFLGAGTGTWLFRKRLEPFLNRLHHNWKQLRKSFVPVLLLSCGVWVLDIVRLEMIASALKLPIPLHIIAAVSILYFVLGCLPITPGGLGIVEGGLVYLLLYFGLPLASAGSFVFIERLISYGLSSMIGFLYLSYYGGVTAWKNTKSR; from the coding sequence TTGAAACGGGGAGTCTTAAGACGAAGCGTTGCAGTTATCTTACTGCTTATGACAGCATCAATTCTTGTATACGTTCGCTGGACAGAACTAACACTTCTTCTGGAGGAAAGCTGGAAGATGCTCCGGCAAATCCAGATCCGTTATTTTGTCCTGGCATTTTCAGTCTACCTTTTGAGTGTATATTTCTTTGCTATTCGCTGGCAAAAGGTGCTCTCTTCCATCGGGTACGATCTAAAAGCAACAGACCTTTTTCCCATTTTCTTTGGGGCAATATTCGTAAATAACTTCACCCCGGCAAGCAGGTTTGGAGGAGAACCTCTCCGAATAATCTGGGTCAATCGACGCTTTGGAATCGTCCATACTCATGCCCTTATAACGATCCTCTTCGAAAGGCTGGTCGAAGCAATTCCGATTGCTCTGCTATTTCTCTATTCGCTTTATTTTTTCCCTTTCACCAGGGATATCTTCCAGCTCCATAGAGGTATGCTATCGTGGAGTACAGCCCTTTTTCTTCCCTTATTCTTCCTTGGAGCAGGGACAGGAACCTGGTTATTCCGAAAAAGACTTGAGCCCTTTCTGAACAGGCTTCATCATAATTGGAAACAGCTACGCAAATCTTTTGTTCCTGTGCTCCTGCTCTCATGCGGGGTCTGGGTTCTTGATATTGTGCGCCTGGAAATGATCGCTTCAGCCCTGAAACTTCCCATCCCCCTGCATATTATAGCAGCGGTTTCGATCCTTTACTTCGTACTCGGATGCCTCCCTATCACACCTGGCGGGCTTGGAATTGTCGAAGGAGGACTTGTCTATCTGCTCCTGTATTTCGGGCTACCCCTCGCATCTGCTGGTAGTTTTGTGTTTATTGAGCGTCTCATATCCTATGGGCTCAGTAGCATGATAGGGTTTCTGTATCTGTCTTATTACGGAGGGGTTACGGCATGGAAAAACACAAAATCGCGCTGA